One genomic window of Scatophagus argus isolate fScaArg1 chromosome 16, fScaArg1.pri, whole genome shotgun sequence includes the following:
- the pglyrp6 gene encoding peptidoglycan recognition protein 6 translates to MGRGCWKQILVLVVVFASMGAEASFSWHMDDFIKAVKQVEDGDPGSGPVAVLKRLRRAAGLNDTFIQYFLGDADSGGPQVDADLSLYIRKAVQHRVTEDAKEEGVVLTSDGTTVALMPLLLGIEAGFLSKSRGRTQGLYQLTLAKDISFRHSSTLTQFLGPDGCWDSVTSPQVFTLLDSPSLLTTAQLNGGMDGVILGMEAKSKDSLKLSSLLTEYYCHQLDSKGMDSAPRLISRRRRENFRGLVSTPVLTRQVMKSEKLQRRLTGRSKMNVKEKKQLMAVVKEGMREFVHKYMDCPPIVPRCMWGAKPYRGTPTNLSLPLSFMFIHHTHTPGQPCLTFEQCSADMRSMQRFHQEDRGWDDIGYSFVAGSDGYIYEGRSWHWQGAHTLGHNSVGYGVSFIGDYMVSLPSQHSMTLVRDQLASCAVGGGRLVANFTLQGHRQVVKTACPGDALYNEIRGWEHFGEVKK, encoded by the exons ATGGGGAGAGGCTGCTGGAAACAAATCCTAGTCCTTGTGGTGGTCTTTGCCAGCATGGGCGCTGAAG CTTCGTTTTCCTGGCACATGGATGACTTCATCAAGGCTGTGAAGCAGGTGGAAGACGGGGACCCTGGGTCAGGGCCAGTAGCTGTGTTGAAGAGGCTCCGCAGGGCAGCTGGCCTTAATGATACATTCATTCAGTACTTCCTTGGTGACGCTGACTCTGGTGGTCCTCAAGTGGACGCTGACCTCTCACTTTACATTAGAAAGGCTGTACAACACAGGGTGACTGAAGATGCTAAAGAGGAAGGTGTGGTCCTGACTTCTGATGGCACAACTGTTGCCCTCATGCCGCTCCTCCTGGGCATCGAGGCTGGTTTCCTCTCCAAGTCAAGGGGGCGTACTCAGGGCCTGTACCAGCTCACCTTGGCCAAAGACATTTCGTTCAGACACAGCTCCACTCTCACCCAGTTTCTGGGACCTGACGGCTGCTGGGACAGCGTGACCTCTCCTCAAGTCTTCACCCTCTTGGACAGCCCGTCTCTGCTCACCACCGCTCAGCTCAATGGAGGCATGGATGGTGTGATTCTAGGGATGGAGGCCAAATCCAAAGATTCTCTCAAGCTCAGCAGTCTGCTGACAGAGTACTACTGCCACCAGCTGGACAGCAAAGGAATGGACTCCGCCCCACGCCTCATCAGTCGACGTCGCAGGGAGAACTTCAGAGGACTAGTCAGCACTCCGGTGCTGACCAGACAGGTGATGAAATCAGAGAAGCTGCAGCGGAGACTGACAGGGCGCTCTAAAATGAAtgtgaaggagaagaagcagcTGATGGCTGTGGTTAAAGAAGGAATGAGAGAGTTTGTCCATAAGTACATGG ACTGCCCACCCATCGTGCCTCGCTGTATGTGGGGAGCAAAGCCATATAGAGGAACCCCCACCaacctttctcttcctctctccttcatgTTCATccaccacactcacacaccggGCCAGCCCTGTCTGACCTTCGAGCAGTGCTCTGCAGACATGCGCTCCATGCAGCGTTTCCATCAGGAGGACCGAGGCTGGGATGACATAGGATACAG CTTCGTTGCAGGCTCTGACGGGTACATCTACGAGGGCCGAAGCTGGCACTGGCAAGGAGCCCACACCCTGGGACACAACTCTGTGGGCTACGGTGTTTCCTTCATTGGAGACTACATGGTCAGTCTGCCCTCCCAGCATTCCATGACGCTAGTGAGAGATCAGCTGGCATCCTGCGCTGTTGGTGGAGGGCGACTGGTAGCCAACTTCACCCTGCAGGGGCACAGACAGGTGGTGAAAACTGCCTGTCCAGGAGACGCTCTTTACAATGAGATCAGAGGCTGGGAACACTTTGGG gaggtcaagaaatga
- the mcoln1b gene encoding mucolipin-1b isoform X1 codes for MASSNYTCIQDSATEKDRLLSPMATYGSRDLLGGGSPRPTCLVGSDPHQKQEEEQEEEALRRKLKYFFMSPCDKYHAKGRKPFKLGLQLLKIIIVTVQLVLFGLSNQMVVTFKEENTAAFKHLFLKDYRDNTPQAVHTQKELYRHIHFAIKQYMAIPQISLGRYAYVLGVGVNGSALSLCQRYYRRGTIDPVNDTFDIDPHVVTDCIGLNPSTYSSAPGNTDYKNFTLKFYKLINVTVDFQLKAINIQTIINNEIPDCYTFAITILMDNRAHSGKVKINLHNQASIKECKDPNVSGQAENYAREFFDVVVAFVCLLSLLLCGRSILRGILLQHEYVQFFKHKLGRSVSWGDRMEFINGWYILLIISDLFTIIGSFIKIGIESKTLSSYDICGILLGTSTLLVWVGVIRYLSFFQKYNILIVTLRAAFPNVIRFCCCAAAIYMGYCFCGWIVLGPYHAKFRSLSMVSECLFSLINGDDMFVTFAEMEQSGTLVWIFSQLYLYTFISLFIYMVLSLFIALITGAYDTIMAQTQEQVRVNDLHAFIAECTDTPSSGKFRGPEGSSCSFLCCCDW; via the exons ATGGCATCGTCAAATTACACCTGCATCCAAGACAGCGCCACAG AGAAGGACAGACTCCTTTCACCCATGGCCACCTATGGGTCCAGGGATCTTCTCGGGGGTGGCAGCCCCCGTCCCACTTGTCTCGTGGGCTCTGACCCCCATCAGAAGCAGGAagaagaacaggaggaggaggccctGAGGAGGAAACTGAAGTACTTCTTCATGAGCCCTTGTGACAAGTATCACGCCAAGGGGCGCAAGCCTTTCAAACTGGGCCTGCAGCTGCTCAAGATCATCATTGTGACTGTGCAG TTGGTGCTGTTTGGACTGAGCAACCAGATGGTGGTGACATTTAAAGAGGAGAACACAGCTGCATTCAAACACCTTTTCCTGAAGGATTATCGTGACAACACTCCTCAGGCCGTCCACACCCAGAAGGAACTGTACAGGCACATCCACTTTGCCATAAAGCAG TACATGGCTATTCCTCAGATCTCACTGGGACGCTATGCATATGTGTTGGGCGTTGGCGTAAATGGAAGCGCACTCTCCCTCTGCCAGAGGTACTACAGGAGGGGCACCATCGACCCCGTCAACGACACCTTTGACATAGATCCCCATGTTGTCACTG ATTGTATTGGATTGAATCCATCGACTTACAGCTCTGCTCCAGGAAATACTGACTACAAGAATTTCACTCTCAAGTTTTACAA GCTGATCAACGTTACAGTTGACTTCCAGCTGAAGGCCATCAACATTCAGACCATTATAAACAATGAAATCCCTGACTGCTACACCTTTGCCATCACG ATCTTAATGGATAACAGGGCTCACAGCGGCAAAGTTAAGATCAATCTGCACAACCAGGCCTCCATAAAGGAGTGTAAAGACCCCAATGTGTCTGGACAGG CTGAGAATTATGCACGGGAGTTCTTTGACGTGGTGGTGGCCTTCGTCTGTCTGCTGTCGCTGTTGCTGTGCGGGCGCTCCATCCTCAGAGGCATCCTCCTGCAGCAC GAGTATGTGCagtttttcaaacacaaactcGGCCGTAGTGTGAGCTGGGGGGACAGAATGGAGTTCATCAACGGCTGGTACATTCTGCTCATCATCAGCGACTTGTTCACCATCATCGGCAGCTTCATCAAAATTGGGATTGAGTCCAAG ACTTTATCGTCATATGACATCTGTGGAATCCTGCTGGGAACCTCCACTCTGCTGGTGTGGGTGGGAGTGATCCGCTACCTGAGCTTCTTTCAGAAATACAAT ATCTTGATTGTGACTCTAAGGGCTGCTTTTCCAAATGTCATCcgcttctgctgctgtgcagcTGCCATTTATATGGGATACTGCTTCTGTGGATGGATTGTGCTGGGGCCCTATCATGCCAag TTTCGTTCCCTGTCCATGGTGTCGGAGTGCCTGTTCTCTCTGATCAACGGAGACGACATGTTTGTAACGTTCGCTGAGATGGAGCAAAGCGGCACCCTCGTGTGGATCTTCAGTCAGCTCTACCTTTACACCTTTATCTCCCTCTTCATCTACATGGTGCTGTCCCTCTTCATTGCACTCATCACCGGAGCCTACGACACCATTATG GCCCAGACTCAGGAGCAGGTACGCGTCAACGATCTGCACGCATTCATTGCAGAGTGCACAGACACACCCAGCTCTGGCAAGTTCCGTGGGCCCGAGGGCTCGTCATgctccttcctctgctgctgtgactggtga
- the LOC124072585 gene encoding zinc finger MYM-type protein 1-like produces the protein MYCDSGFATHAKSQLHINAMLAWCNYQTKGPEETLINTLSHCVGELVKENRHYIKSVAEVLLLTATQNIAQRGHRESDEDNNQGNFLAILQLLANHDPVVEKKLSGMHNAKYTSHQIQNEVLDILAEMVRSSIIKEVKDSQFFALLADETKDIAKKEQMSIVLRYYYNGEIKESFLHFEALEQLDAAELTKRIVSILERYGLEYRENLVGQAYDGASVMRGKNSGVQARLKELANKAFYVHCNAHCLNLVLVDTVKIIPEVDNFFTVVQKLYNFMSGSYVHPKWLNMQKRLFEGTPPRELQKLSDTRWACRQKACQTILDRLPAIICILEELEASESGDRSIEARSLLALIDIQFVALLVTICKLFGEAKCLSDALQCKNLDLGAVVSLVEALVDTLKSFRSEEYFEGLWRTVIAMAQACNIDIEPMKRRTLLSQRLDHAHVTSTVGGRSEKNVDTFRIGIFYQIIDVMLNEIERRFSKPSCTVMHGIEALNPKSNHFFDEEALLPFAALYGCNAEDLTHELHQFKRILDRKVQAGIEMPSSILDMTKLLEPNSEIFHELFRLYKIAVTLPVSTASCERSFSALKLIKTYLRSTMGDQRLNNLGVLNVESRRSNSLNLDEFVNHFSHTSRRIQL, from the coding sequence ATGTACTGTGATAGTGGCTTTGCTACACATGCCAAATCTCAGTTGCATATTAATGCAATGTTAGCTTGGTGTAACTACCAGACAAAAGGTCCGGAGGAAACTCTGATAAATACACTATCACACTGTGTCGGAGAGTTAGTAAAGGAAAATCGCCATTATATAAAAAGTGTTGCTGAAGTGTTATTGTTAACTGCCACGCAAAATATTGCTCAACGAGGGCATAGAGAGAGTGATGAGGATAATAACCAAGGAAACTTTTTGGCCATTTTGCAGCTTCTTGCAAACCACGACCCAGTAGTTGAGAAGAAACTGAGTGGGATGCACAATGCCAAATACACCTCACATCAGATACAAAATGAAGTGCTAGATATATTAGCAGAAATGGTGCGCTCCTCAATTATAAAGGAAGTGAAGGACAGTCAGTTTTTTGCCCTTTTAGCAGATGAGACCAAAGACATCGCAAAGAAAGAACAGATGTCAATTGTACTACGCTACTATTATAATGGGGAGATAAAAGAAAGCTTTTTGCATTTTGAGGCTTTGGAACAGCTTGATGCTGCTGAATTGACCAAAAGGATAGTCAGTATACTTGAGCGCTACGGCCTGGAATACAGAGAAAATTTGGTTGGGCAGGCGTATGATGGTGCGTCGGTTATGCGTGGCAAAAACAGTGGTGTTCAGGCTCGGCTGAAGGAGTTGGCAAATAAAGCCTTTTATGTCCATTGTAACGCCCATTGTTTAAACCTAGTGCTTGTGGACACTGTTAAAATTATTCCGGAAGTTGACAATTTCTTTACTGTCGTGCAAAAATTGTATAACTTCATGTCAGGGTCATACGTTCACCCAAAGTGGCTGAATATGCAGAAACGATTGTTTGAAGGGACGCCACCAAGGGAATTGCAAAAATTGAGTGACACACGCTGGGCCTGTAGACAAAAAGCGTGCCAAACTATTCTTGATAGGCTCCCAGCCATTATCTGCATTCTTGAAGAACTAGAAGCCAGTGAAAGTGGGGACCGATCTATTGAGGCGCGTAGTCTGCTGGCCTTGATAGATATACAGTTTGTTGCGCTTCTGGTCACAATTTGCAAACTTTTTGGAGAGGCGAAATGCCTTTCGGATGCACTTCAGTGCAAAAATCTTGATCTCGGTGCAGTAGTCTCTCTGGTGGAGGCACTAGTAGACACCCTTAAAAGCTTTAGAAGTGAAGAATACTTTGAGGGGTTATGGAGAACTGTGATTGCTATGGCACAAGCATGCAACATTGACATAGAACCCATGAAGAGAAGAACTTTGCTTAGTCAAAGGCTGGACCATGCACATGTAACGTCCACTGTCGGTGGGCGTTCTGAGAAAAACGTGGACACTTTCAGAATTGGCATCTTTTACCAAATAATAGATGTAATGCTAAATGAGATTGAGCGGAGGTTTTCAAAGCCAAGTTGTACTGTAATGCATGGAATTGAAGCCTTAAACCCCAAAAGTAATCACTTCTTTGATGAAGAAGCACTGCTTCCATTTGCAGCACTTTATGGCTGCAATGCAGAAGATTTGACACATGAACTACATCAGTTTAAGCGCATACTGGACAGAAAAGTCCAAGCAGGCATTGAAATGCCTTCAAGCATACTTGATATGACGAAATTGCTGGAGCCTAATAGCGAAATTTTTCATGAACTATTTAGGTTGTACAAAATTGCAGTCACCCTCCCAGTGAGCACAGCTTCTTGTGAAAGAAGTTTTTCTGCACTTAAACTCATTAAAACATACTTGAGGTCAACGATGGGTGACCAAAGATTGAACAACTTGGGTGTACTCAATGTGGAGTCTAGACGATCAAACTCCCTAAACTTGGATGAGTTTGTGAATCATTTTTCTCACACCAGCCGCAGAATACAactttaa
- the mcoln1b gene encoding mucolipin-1b isoform X2, with product MASSNYTCIQDSATEKDRLLSPMATYGSRDLLGGGSPRPTCLVGSDPHQKQEEEQEEEALRRKLKYFFMSPCDKYHAKGRKPFKLGLQLLKIIIVTVQLVLFGLSNQMVVTFKEENTAAFKHLFLKDYRDNTPQAVHTQKELYRHIHFAIKQYMAIPQISLGRYAYVLGVGVNGSALSLCQRYYRRGTIDPVNDTFDIDPHVVTDCIGLNPSTYSSAPGNTDYKNFTLKFYKLINVTVDFQLKAINIQTIINNEIPDCYTFAITILMDNRAHSGKVKINLHNQASIKECKDPNVSGQAENYAREFFDVVVAFVCLLSLLLCGRSILRGILLQHEYVQFFKHKLGRSVSWGDRMEFINGWYILLIISDLFTIIGSFIKIGIESKTLSSYDICGILLGTSTLLVWVGVIRYLSFFQKYNILIVTLRAAFPNVIRFCCCAAAIYMGYCFCGWIVLGPYHAKFRSLSMVSECLFSLINGDDMFVTFAEMEQSGTLVWIFSQLYLYTFISLFIYMVLSLFIALITGAYDTIMAQTQEQVRVNDLHAFIAECTDTPSSGKFRGPEGSSCSFLCCCD from the exons ATGGCATCGTCAAATTACACCTGCATCCAAGACAGCGCCACAG AGAAGGACAGACTCCTTTCACCCATGGCCACCTATGGGTCCAGGGATCTTCTCGGGGGTGGCAGCCCCCGTCCCACTTGTCTCGTGGGCTCTGACCCCCATCAGAAGCAGGAagaagaacaggaggaggaggccctGAGGAGGAAACTGAAGTACTTCTTCATGAGCCCTTGTGACAAGTATCACGCCAAGGGGCGCAAGCCTTTCAAACTGGGCCTGCAGCTGCTCAAGATCATCATTGTGACTGTGCAG TTGGTGCTGTTTGGACTGAGCAACCAGATGGTGGTGACATTTAAAGAGGAGAACACAGCTGCATTCAAACACCTTTTCCTGAAGGATTATCGTGACAACACTCCTCAGGCCGTCCACACCCAGAAGGAACTGTACAGGCACATCCACTTTGCCATAAAGCAG TACATGGCTATTCCTCAGATCTCACTGGGACGCTATGCATATGTGTTGGGCGTTGGCGTAAATGGAAGCGCACTCTCCCTCTGCCAGAGGTACTACAGGAGGGGCACCATCGACCCCGTCAACGACACCTTTGACATAGATCCCCATGTTGTCACTG ATTGTATTGGATTGAATCCATCGACTTACAGCTCTGCTCCAGGAAATACTGACTACAAGAATTTCACTCTCAAGTTTTACAA GCTGATCAACGTTACAGTTGACTTCCAGCTGAAGGCCATCAACATTCAGACCATTATAAACAATGAAATCCCTGACTGCTACACCTTTGCCATCACG ATCTTAATGGATAACAGGGCTCACAGCGGCAAAGTTAAGATCAATCTGCACAACCAGGCCTCCATAAAGGAGTGTAAAGACCCCAATGTGTCTGGACAGG CTGAGAATTATGCACGGGAGTTCTTTGACGTGGTGGTGGCCTTCGTCTGTCTGCTGTCGCTGTTGCTGTGCGGGCGCTCCATCCTCAGAGGCATCCTCCTGCAGCAC GAGTATGTGCagtttttcaaacacaaactcGGCCGTAGTGTGAGCTGGGGGGACAGAATGGAGTTCATCAACGGCTGGTACATTCTGCTCATCATCAGCGACTTGTTCACCATCATCGGCAGCTTCATCAAAATTGGGATTGAGTCCAAG ACTTTATCGTCATATGACATCTGTGGAATCCTGCTGGGAACCTCCACTCTGCTGGTGTGGGTGGGAGTGATCCGCTACCTGAGCTTCTTTCAGAAATACAAT ATCTTGATTGTGACTCTAAGGGCTGCTTTTCCAAATGTCATCcgcttctgctgctgtgcagcTGCCATTTATATGGGATACTGCTTCTGTGGATGGATTGTGCTGGGGCCCTATCATGCCAag TTTCGTTCCCTGTCCATGGTGTCGGAGTGCCTGTTCTCTCTGATCAACGGAGACGACATGTTTGTAACGTTCGCTGAGATGGAGCAAAGCGGCACCCTCGTGTGGATCTTCAGTCAGCTCTACCTTTACACCTTTATCTCCCTCTTCATCTACATGGTGCTGTCCCTCTTCATTGCACTCATCACCGGAGCCTACGACACCATTATG GCCCAGACTCAGGAGCAGGTACGCGTCAACGATCTGCACGCATTCATTGCAGAGTGCACAGACACACCCAGCTCTGGCAAGTTCCGTGGGCCCGAGGGCTCGTCATgctccttcctctgctgctgtgactg A
- the LOC124072588 gene encoding trafficking protein particle complex subunit 5-like encodes MDTRFTRGKSNILERPLTRPKTEVSLSAFALLFSEMVQYCQSRVYSVSELQTRLADMGQSVGASMLDVLVLREKNGKRETKVLNMLLFIKVNVWKSLFGKEADKLEQANDDDKTYYIIEKEPLINTYISVPKENSSLNCAAFTAGIVEAILTHSGFPAKVTAHWHKGTTLMIKFNESVIARDKALDGR; translated from the exons ATGGACACACGATTCACTCGAGGGAAATCCAACATCCTGGAAAGACCCCTAACCCGACCCAAGACAGAAGTCAGCCTGAGTGCTTTTGCGCTCCTGTTCTCAGAGATGGTCCAGTACTGTCAGAGCCGTGTGTACTCTGTGTCTGAGCTGCAGACGCGCCTGGCAGACATGGGCCAGAGTGTGGGAGCCAGCATGCTGGACGTGCTGGTGCTGAGAGAAAAGAACGGGAAGAGAGAGACCAAAGTACTCAATATGCTGCTCTTCATCAAG gTTAACGTCTGGAAGTCTTTGTTTGGAAAGGAGGCTGACAAGCTGGAGCAGGCCAACGATGATGATAAAACTTATTACATCATAGAAAAGGAGCCACTTATCAATACATACATCTCTGTGCCCAAGGAGAACAGCAGCTTGAACTGCGCTGCCTTCACTGCAGGCATCGTGGAGGCCATCCTTACACACAGTGGCTTCCCTGCCAAGGTCACCGCCCACTGGCACAAAGGCACCACGCTTATGATAAAGTTTAACGAGTCAGTCATAGCCAGGGACAAGGCTTTGGATGGCAGATAA